One Verrucomicrobiota bacterium genomic window carries:
- a CDS encoding amidohydrolase has protein sequence MKQCSVLILLLPTILSAGLSQQVDELASEVAPQVIQWRHEIHENPELSNQEFQTAAKVAEHLRNLGFDVQTNVAVTGVVGVLKGGKPGPVVALRADMDALPVTEKTGLPYASKVRTEYDGKEVGVMHACGHDAHVAIAMGAAEVLARIREDLPGTVKMIFQPAEEGAWPATIWGAQQMIQEGVLQNPKVNAIFGLHVRPGESGTLLVKPGPIMASSDFLRITVTGKQTHAAIPWGGIDPITISAQIILGLQTVASRQVPILESPSLVSIGTIQAGDRNNIIPDQVVMTGTIRTFDHAVRAAYHERVTRTAEKIAESAGATAEVYIGSDTGYSPTINHPELTTAMTPTLYRVAGEGKLLESIMTTGAEDFSFFQKEIPGMFFFLGVTPEGVDLETAGVNHSPLFLVDDDAMITGVRAMSHLAVDYMLQNQ, from the coding sequence ATGAAACAGTGCTCAGTCCTCATCTTGTTGTTGCCCACTATTCTATCAGCTGGACTCAGTCAGCAGGTCGATGAACTGGCCAGTGAAGTGGCTCCACAAGTCATTCAATGGAGACACGAGATCCATGAAAACCCGGAGCTTTCAAATCAGGAATTTCAAACAGCGGCCAAAGTAGCTGAACACTTGCGAAATCTGGGGTTCGATGTTCAAACCAATGTAGCCGTAACTGGAGTTGTGGGGGTCCTCAAAGGTGGAAAGCCAGGACCGGTTGTCGCTCTGAGAGCCGACATGGATGCATTACCGGTAACCGAAAAAACAGGCCTTCCTTATGCATCCAAAGTGAGGACCGAGTACGATGGTAAGGAAGTCGGCGTAATGCATGCCTGTGGACACGATGCCCATGTGGCAATTGCCATGGGAGCAGCTGAAGTGCTCGCGAGAATTCGAGAAGATTTACCTGGAACAGTAAAAATGATTTTCCAACCTGCGGAAGAAGGCGCCTGGCCGGCCACTATATGGGGTGCTCAACAAATGATTCAGGAAGGGGTGCTACAAAACCCGAAAGTAAATGCCATTTTCGGGCTCCATGTTCGCCCAGGTGAATCAGGCACTCTACTCGTCAAACCGGGACCCATCATGGCCAGCTCAGATTTTCTCCGCATCACGGTCACAGGAAAACAGACCCATGCCGCTATACCCTGGGGAGGGATTGATCCGATTACCATTTCAGCGCAGATCATTCTGGGTCTTCAGACGGTGGCAAGTCGCCAAGTTCCGATACTCGAAAGTCCTTCCTTAGTTTCGATTGGTACGATACAGGCTGGAGACAGAAACAACATCATACCAGATCAGGTTGTTATGACCGGGACCATCCGCACTTTTGACCACGCTGTTCGTGCAGCCTACCACGAAAGAGTAACCCGTACTGCGGAAAAAATTGCTGAAAGTGCCGGAGCTACTGCGGAGGTCTACATTGGCTCAGATACCGGCTACTCGCCGACAATCAACCACCCTGAACTCACAACCGCTATGACCCCAACCCTCTACCGGGTTGCGGGTGAAGGTAAACTGCTTGAAAGTATCATGACCACCGGAGCTGAGGATTTCTCATTCTTTCAGAAAGAAATTCCGGGCATGTTTTTCTTTTTAGGAGTGACACCGGAGGGGGTGGATCTTGAGACCGCAGGGGTCAACCACTCACCTCTTTTTCTGGTCGATGATGACGCCATGATAACCGGAGTCCGAGCGATGTCACACTTGGCCGTGGATTATATGTTGCAGAACCAATAA